The following coding sequences are from one Ruminococcus flavefaciens AE3010 window:
- a CDS encoding glycogen/starch/alpha-glucan phosphorylase has translation MDKKLFIEKFTGRLPKDIKSATPQQLHDALGKTVMEMFADRWSSARQEHLSKRRAAYLSMEFLVGRAVYNDLLVLGIYDEVDAAFRELGIDLADLEEIEDAALGNGGLGRLAACFLDSAATLGLPLDGYGIRYKYGLFKQSIVDGFQREDIDDWTKYGDPWSVRCDEDTVLIEYSGQTVKAVPYDMPIFGFRTENVGTLRLWQAEPVKEFDFDVFNKQDYLEASKEKIYAEDISRVLYPNDDTDEGKKLRLKQQYFFSCASLTDIIKKHKARYGTLDNLADYISVQLNDTHPVISIPELIRQLVDNEGFTFESALEMAKKIFNYTNHTVMQEALEKWRTDLVEELLPRIYAIIIQINEALIADMYAMGVERAKTDRIKIIKGDLIHMADMACYASSHINGVAEIHTQILKDSVLSDWFSLYPERFRNETNGITQRRWIALCNRELSTYISELLGNDDWINDLDRLKELAKYADDENVLRRFIDIKQGKKNQLANFIKAHDGIEIDENSVFDIQIKRLHEYKRQLLNAFSILWIYYGIKDGSIQNFPPTTFIFGAKSAPGYRRAKAIIKFINEVGRVVSEDKDTRDLIKVVFVQNYNVSYAEKLVAAADVSEQISTAGTEASGTGNMKLMLNGAVTLGTYDGANIEIVQEAGEENNYIFGARVEDLEKIVPEYDSRSVFANDAMIRRVVSSLIDGTVSDGGSGDFRELYMALLDGASWHAPDHYYLLGDIRDYVETKLRCIYDYSNDRLGFARKQWLNMCNAGKFSSDRTIADYAENIWGI, from the coding sequence ATGGATAAGAAATTGTTTATTGAGAAATTCACAGGAAGACTTCCAAAAGACATAAAGAGCGCAACACCGCAGCAGCTTCACGACGCTCTCGGCAAAACTGTTATGGAGATGTTTGCCGACAGGTGGAGCAGCGCCCGTCAGGAGCACCTTTCAAAGCGCCGTGCAGCCTACCTGTCTATGGAGTTCCTTGTGGGACGTGCAGTGTACAACGATCTGCTCGTACTCGGTATCTACGACGAGGTGGACGCGGCTTTCAGGGAGCTTGGCATTGACCTTGCAGACCTTGAGGAAATAGAAGACGCCGCTCTCGGCAACGGCGGTCTGGGCAGACTTGCTGCCTGCTTCCTTGACAGTGCCGCAACTCTGGGACTTCCACTTGACGGCTACGGCATACGCTATAAGTACGGACTTTTCAAACAATCCATAGTTGACGGCTTCCAGCGTGAGGATATCGACGACTGGACAAAATACGGCGACCCGTGGTCGGTTCGCTGCGACGAGGACACAGTCCTCATTGAGTACAGCGGTCAGACCGTAAAGGCTGTGCCCTATGATATGCCAATATTCGGCTTCCGCACCGAGAACGTTGGAACGCTTCGTCTCTGGCAGGCTGAGCCTGTGAAGGAGTTCGACTTCGACGTGTTCAACAAGCAGGACTACCTTGAAGCTTCAAAGGAGAAGATATACGCCGAGGACATATCCCGTGTACTCTATCCCAACGATGACACAGACGAGGGCAAGAAGCTCCGCCTGAAGCAGCAGTACTTCTTCAGCTGTGCTTCACTCACCGATATCATAAAGAAGCACAAGGCGAGATACGGAACTCTCGATAACCTTGCGGACTATATTTCCGTACAGCTCAATGATACCCACCCTGTTATCTCTATTCCCGAGCTTATCAGACAGCTTGTGGACAATGAGGGCTTCACCTTTGAGAGCGCTCTTGAAATGGCTAAGAAAATATTCAACTACACTAACCATACCGTAATGCAGGAGGCTCTGGAAAAGTGGCGCACAGACCTTGTGGAGGAGCTGCTGCCACGTATCTATGCAATAATTATCCAGATAAACGAGGCACTTATCGCCGATATGTACGCTATGGGAGTTGAACGCGCTAAAACTGACCGTATCAAGATAATCAAGGGCGATCTTATCCACATGGCGGATATGGCTTGCTATGCTTCCAGCCATATCAACGGTGTTGCTGAGATACACACACAGATACTCAAGGACAGTGTGCTCTCCGACTGGTTCAGCCTTTATCCCGAGCGCTTCCGCAATGAGACCAACGGCATTACTCAGCGCCGCTGGATAGCCCTTTGCAACAGGGAGCTGTCCACATATATCAGCGAGCTTCTCGGCAATGATGACTGGATAAATGACCTTGACAGGCTGAAAGAGCTTGCAAAATATGCCGACGATGAAAATGTTCTCCGCCGCTTCATCGACATCAAGCAGGGCAAGAAGAATCAGCTGGCGAACTTTATCAAGGCTCACGACGGCATTGAAATTGACGAGAACTCCGTTTTTGATATCCAGATAAAGCGTCTCCATGAGTACAAGAGACAGCTGCTTAACGCCTTTTCTATCCTGTGGATTTACTACGGCATAAAGGACGGCAGCATACAGAACTTCCCGCCCACAACCTTTATCTTCGGAGCTAAATCCGCTCCCGGATACCGCCGTGCAAAGGCTATCATCAAGTTCATCAACGAGGTGGGCAGGGTAGTCTCGGAAGACAAGGATACACGGGACCTCATCAAGGTTGTGTTCGTGCAGAACTACAATGTTTCCTACGCCGAAAAGCTTGTGGCAGCTGCTGATGTTTCCGAGCAGATATCTACCGCAGGCACTGAAGCCAGCGGCACGGGCAATATGAAGCTCATGCTCAATGGCGCTGTAACTCTCGGAACCTATGACGGTGCAAATATCGAGATAGTGCAGGAGGCAGGAGAGGAGAACAACTACATCTTCGGTGCTCGTGTTGAAGACCTGGAGAAGATAGTTCCAGAGTACGACAGCCGCAGCGTTTTCGCAAACGACGCTATGATACGCAGGGTGGTCTCCTCACTTATCGACGGCACTGTTTCCGACGGCGGCAGCGGCGATTTCCGCGAGCTGTATATGGCTCTCCTTGACGGCGCAAGCTGGCATGCTCCCGACCATTATTATCTCCTCGGAGATATAAGGGACTACGTGGAGACAAAGCTCCGCTGCATTTACGACTACAGCAATGACAGGCTTGGCTTTGCCCGTAAGCAGTGGCTGAATATGTGCAATGCAGGCAAGTTCAGCTCCGACAGAACTATTGCCGACTATGCCGAGAATATCTGGGGGATATAA
- a CDS encoding helix-turn-helix transcriptional regulator translates to MKNKIQELRKARKVTQQELADVLSVTRQTIISLENGKYNASLTLAHKAAQFFGVTIEELFIFEGEENL, encoded by the coding sequence TTGAAAAATAAGATACAGGAGCTGCGGAAAGCCCGAAAGGTCACGCAGCAGGAGCTTGCGGACGTCCTCAGCGTCACGCGGCAGACTATAATATCACTTGAAAACGGAAAATACAATGCGTCACTCACGCTGGCTCACAAGGCGGCGCAGTTCTTCGGCGTTACTATCGAGGAGCTGTTCATATTCGAGGGCGAGGAGAACTTATAA
- the nifJ gene encoding pyruvate:ferredoxin (flavodoxin) oxidoreductase: MKRKMKTMDGNNAAAYVSYAFTEVAGIYPITPSSPMADYVDQWSAQGVKNIFGTTVKVEEMQSEAGAAGTVHGSLNAGALTTTYTASQGLLLMIPNMYKIAGELLPCVFHVSARCVASHALNIFGDHSDVYACRQTGFAMLAETNPQEVMDLAAVAHLASIKSRVPFINFFDGFRTSHEIQKIETWDYEDLKEMCDMDAVKAFRDRALNPEKPTMRGSHENGDIFFQHREACNSYYNAVPGIVEEYMGKVNEKLGTDYKLFNYYGAADAERVIVAMGSICDVAEEVIDYLNKKGEKVGIVKVRLFRPFSAEKLVEAIPATTKTIAVLDRTKEPGSLGEPLYLDVVAALNATGRNGIKVIGGRYGLGSKDTPPASVFAVYAELAKADPKPQFTLGIVDDVTNLSLAEEDAPNTAAEGTIECKFWGLGGDGTVGANKDSIKIIGDHTDKYVQAYFQYDSKKTGGITISHLRFGDKPIKSPYYINKADFVACHNPSYILKGYKMVNDVKPGGVFLINCQWKPEELEQHLTADTKQYIAKNNIQLYLVNAIDLAQEIGLGKRTNTILQSAFFSLSKVLPEAEAIGYMKEKAQKFMKKGIEIVQMNEKAIDAGANAYVKVDVPAEWANAVDNSKPAKLEGAEKLVKMVEGIMNPVGKMLGDTLPVSAFSDHVDGTFEQGASAYEKRGVAVMVPEWNQDTCAKCNKCSFVCPHATIRPFALTEAEAAAAPENIKIAPKPIVKSDYKYTLAISAMDCMGCGVCIGVCPTKSLKMVPRESQEPQQAVFDYCVAKVTEKTDVATDANVISSQFKKPLLEFSGSCAGCAETSYARLITQLFGSRMYISNATGCSSIWGGPAATSPYTVDANGHGPAWANSLFEDNAEHGLGMYLGQKAIRERLIEEVKEIAASDKATAEVKAAADEYLATVNDGAKNTAATAALVAELEKCDCKCDKKTDILENKNYLSKKSVWIFGGDGWAYDIGFGGLDHVLATGEDVNIMVFDTEVYSNTGGQASKSSNIGQVAQFAAAGKAIAKKRLADIAMSYGYIYVAQIAMGADMNQTLKAIKEAESYPGPSLIIGYAPCEMHSIKGGMTNCQAEMEKAVKCGYWNNFRYDPRLAAEGKNPFQLDSKAPTESYQDFIMNEARYSALTRSFPDRAKELFAKAEETATNRYAYLTKLAEK, from the coding sequence ATCAAAAGAAAAATGAAAACAATGGACGGTAATAATGCCGCTGCATATGTTTCTTACGCCTTCACGGAAGTTGCCGGTATCTATCCGATCACACCTTCCAGCCCGATGGCAGACTATGTTGATCAGTGGTCCGCTCAGGGTGTCAAGAACATTTTCGGCACAACCGTTAAGGTTGAGGAGATGCAGTCTGAGGCAGGTGCAGCAGGTACTGTTCACGGTTCTCTGAACGCAGGTGCTCTTACCACAACCTATACTGCTTCTCAGGGTCTGCTCCTCATGATCCCGAATATGTACAAGATCGCCGGTGAGCTGCTCCCATGCGTATTCCACGTTTCTGCTCGCTGCGTTGCTTCTCACGCACTGAACATTTTCGGTGACCACTCCGACGTTTACGCTTGCCGTCAGACAGGTTTTGCAATGCTCGCTGAGACAAATCCGCAGGAAGTAATGGATCTTGCTGCTGTTGCTCATCTTGCATCTATCAAGAGCCGCGTTCCTTTCATCAACTTCTTCGACGGTTTCCGTACATCTCACGAGATCCAGAAGATCGAGACATGGGATTACGAGGATCTGAAGGAAATGTGCGATATGGATGCTGTAAAGGCATTCCGCGACCGTGCTCTTAATCCTGAAAAACCAACAATGCGCGGTTCTCACGAAAACGGAGATATCTTCTTCCAGCACCGTGAGGCTTGCAACTCCTACTACAATGCTGTTCCCGGTATCGTTGAGGAGTACATGGGCAAGGTTAACGAAAAGCTCGGCACTGACTATAAGCTCTTTAATTACTACGGTGCAGCTGACGCAGAGCGCGTAATCGTTGCAATGGGCTCTATCTGTGACGTTGCTGAGGAAGTTATCGACTACCTGAACAAGAAGGGTGAGAAGGTCGGTATCGTTAAGGTTCGTCTGTTCCGTCCTTTCTCAGCTGAAAAGCTCGTTGAGGCTATCCCTGCAACAACAAAGACAATCGCTGTACTCGACAGAACCAAGGAGCCGGGCTCTCTCGGTGAGCCTCTCTACCTCGATGTAGTTGCAGCTCTCAATGCTACAGGCAGAAACGGTATCAAGGTTATCGGCGGCCGTTACGGTCTCGGTTCCAAGGATACTCCTCCTGCATCTGTATTTGCTGTTTATGCAGAGCTGGCAAAGGCTGATCCTAAGCCGCAGTTCACACTGGGTATCGTTGACGATGTTACAAACCTCTCTCTCGCTGAGGAGGATGCTCCCAACACAGCAGCAGAGGGCACTATCGAGTGCAAGTTCTGGGGTCTCGGCGGCGACGGTACTGTTGGCGCAAACAAGGACTCTATCAAGATCATCGGCGACCACACTGACAAGTACGTTCAGGCTTACTTCCAGTATGACTCAAAGAAGACAGGCGGTATCACTATCTCACATCTGCGTTTCGGTGATAAGCCTATCAAGAGCCCTTACTACATCAACAAGGCTGACTTTGTTGCCTGTCACAACCCATCATACATACTCAAGGGCTACAAGATGGTCAACGACGTAAAGCCCGGCGGTGTATTCCTTATCAACTGCCAGTGGAAGCCCGAGGAGCTCGAGCAGCACCTTACAGCTGACACAAAGCAGTATATCGCAAAGAACAATATCCAGCTCTATCTGGTTAACGCAATCGACCTTGCTCAGGAGATCGGTCTTGGCAAGCGTACAAATACAATTCTCCAGTCTGCATTCTTCTCACTTTCAAAGGTTCTCCCAGAGGCTGAGGCAATCGGCTACATGAAGGAGAAGGCTCAGAAGTTCATGAAGAAGGGTATCGAGATCGTTCAGATGAACGAGAAGGCTATCGACGCAGGCGCAAACGCTTATGTCAAGGTAGATGTTCCTGCTGAGTGGGCAAATGCTGTTGATAACTCCAAGCCTGCTAAGCTCGAGGGCGCAGAGAAGCTCGTCAAGATGGTTGAAGGCATCATGAACCCTGTAGGCAAGATGCTCGGCGATACACTTCCTGTTTCTGCATTCTCAGATCACGTTGACGGTACATTCGAGCAGGGTGCTTCCGCATACGAGAAGCGCGGCGTTGCTGTTATGGTTCCCGAGTGGAATCAGGATACATGCGCAAAGTGTAACAAGTGTTCATTTGTTTGCCCTCACGCAACTATCCGTCCTTTCGCTCTGACAGAAGCTGAGGCAGCTGCTGCTCCTGAAAACATCAAGATCGCTCCTAAGCCGATCGTAAAGAGCGACTACAAGTATACACTTGCTATTTCCGCTATGGACTGCATGGGCTGCGGCGTATGTATCGGTGTCTGCCCGACTAAGTCTCTCAAGATGGTTCCAAGAGAGTCTCAGGAGCCACAGCAGGCAGTATTCGATTACTGTGTTGCAAAGGTTACAGAGAAGACAGATGTAGCAACAGATGCTAACGTTATTTCCAGCCAGTTCAAGAAGCCTCTTCTTGAATTCTCAGGTTCATGCGCAGGCTGTGCTGAGACTTCATATGCAAGACTCATCACTCAGCTCTTCGGTTCAAGAATGTATATTTCCAACGCAACAGGATGTTCTTCGATCTGGGGCGGTCCTGCTGCAACTTCACCATATACTGTTGATGCAAACGGTCACGGTCCTGCATGGGCTAACTCACTGTTCGAGGACAACGCTGAGCACGGTCTCGGTATGTATCTCGGTCAGAAGGCTATCCGTGAGAGACTCATCGAAGAAGTCAAGGAGATCGCTGCAAGCGACAAGGCAACTGCTGAGGTAAAGGCTGCTGCTGACGAGTACCTTGCAACAGTTAACGACGGCGCAAAGAATACAGCTGCAACAGCTGCACTCGTTGCTGAGCTCGAAAAGTGTGACTGCAAGTGCGATAAGAAGACAGATATCCTTGAAAACAAGAACTACCTCTCCAAGAAGTCCGTATGGATCTTCGGCGGTGACGGCTGGGCTTATGATATCGGTTTCGGTGGTCTTGACCACGTTCTCGCTACAGGCGAAGATGTAAACATCATGGTATTCGATACCGAGGTTTACTCAAATACAGGCGGACAGGCTTCCAAGTCATCCAACATCGGTCAGGTCGCACAGTTCGCAGCAGCAGGTAAGGCAATCGCTAAGAAGCGTCTTGCTGATATCGCTATGAGCTACGGCTACATCTATGTTGCACAGATCGCTATGGGTGCTGATATGAACCAGACACTCAAGGCAATCAAGGAAGCTGAGTCTTATCCGGGCCCATCACTCATCATCGGCTATGCACCTTGTGAGATGCACTCTATCAAGGGCGGTATGACTAACTGTCAGGCTGAGATGGAGAAGGCTGTTAAGTGCGGCTATTGGAACAACTTCCGTTATGATCCTCGTCTGGCTGCTGAGGGCAAGAACCCATTCCAGCTGGATTCCAAGGCTCCTACAGAGTCTTATCAGGACTTCATCATGAACGAGGCTCGTTACAGCGCACTCACACGTTCATTCCCAGACCGTGCTAAGGAGCTCTTTGCTAAGGCTGAGGAGACTGCAACAAACCGTTACGCTTACCTCACAAAGCTCGCTGAGAAGTAA
- a CDS encoding SpoVA/SpoVAEb family sporulation membrane protein, producing MKITPELYGDMTRQASPKSNYRVNITAAFLVGGAICALGQIILSVLEAYGFDRTEAGTWTSIILVGISAVCTGFGWYSKLAKHAGAGTLVPITGFSNAISSAAIEARSEGLVLGVGAKIFTIAGPVILFGCSAAAVYGLIYYFMSR from the coding sequence ATGAAGATCACACCAGAGCTTTACGGCGATATGACGCGGCAGGCTTCTCCCAAGTCAAACTACAGGGTCAATATCACGGCGGCTTTTTTAGTGGGCGGAGCTATCTGCGCATTGGGGCAGATAATACTTTCTGTCCTTGAAGCATACGGCTTTGACCGAACAGAGGCAGGCACATGGACTTCCATAATACTTGTGGGCATAAGCGCGGTATGTACGGGCTTCGGCTGGTATTCAAAGCTTGCAAAGCACGCAGGAGCAGGAACGCTCGTACCCATAACGGGCTTCTCAAATGCCATAAGCTCGGCGGCTATCGAAGCTCGTTCAGAGGGACTTGTTCTCGGCGTGGGAGCAAAGATATTCACCATAGCAGGACCTGTTATACTCTTCGGCTGTTCGGCAGCTGCGGTATACGGACTGATATACTATTTCATGAGCCGTTAG
- a CDS encoding sporulation transcriptional regulator SpoIIID — protein sequence MKIQQEGRAVMLGRYITENKTTVRAAANYFGISKSTVHKDVSERLRTEDPELYARVKDILEINKQERHIRGGLATKRKYAEISYRKRKYK from the coding sequence TTGAAGATCCAGCAAGAGGGACGGGCGGTCATGCTCGGAAGATATATTACCGAAAACAAGACCACGGTCCGTGCCGCAGCCAATTATTTCGGCATCTCAAAAAGCACCGTACATAAGGACGTCAGCGAACGGCTCCGTACCGAAGATCCCGAGCTGTATGCGCGTGTGAAGGATATACTTGAAATAAACAAGCAGGAACGTCATATCCGCGGCGGTCTTGCCACCAAGAGGAAGTATGCGGAGATCTCATACCGCAAAAGAAAATATAAATAA
- a CDS encoding DUF4340 domain-containing protein, with the protein MKKPIIALIVLVLAAAGSIGAFLAVKNKNDKENQQKKEALAANVLFSFDSDSPTKLTFSKDGETYVCENKDGIWTLSTGEFPVDQTYCQLICTYTSNLEAVENYGEITDEKLAMYGLDSPDTVEITEPKGTHVIHIGDQSPTRNYYYVTVEGRNDVYAVEAMQGSVLKLDKLLIKNKELLPYTLYDLKEVTTYKDGKVLCDLTYDEESQTWSLPKEYDQLDLDQTQVTAEFNNIVRLEAEDMMDEKLDDLSKYGFDKPYGEAVVKGIDGTERKLLISVDETEPTYCYVLVDGEQVEKYYTQDMHFTQLLPYDYISQDYIAAQSYNVSSFKLKYNNIDISAELDLDNSKCTVNGKEVDLNTNENYVAFDNFFNSMSIFKFKGTDVNAKPELKDAEFTAEFTLKEGGTRKMELVKGEDTYYYVFRDGKYTGAYIEESMLTGRNSLSEFFIKFRKLAGIE; encoded by the coding sequence ATGAAAAAACCTATAATCGCACTGATCGTTCTTGTTTTGGCAGCAGCAGGCTCTATAGGAGCTTTCCTCGCTGTCAAGAACAAAAATGATAAAGAAAATCAGCAGAAAAAGGAAGCTTTAGCCGCCAATGTGCTTTTCAGCTTTGATTCCGACAGTCCTACAAAGCTGACATTTTCAAAGGACGGCGAGACATATGTCTGCGAGAACAAGGACGGCATATGGACTCTGAGCACAGGAGAGTTTCCTGTTGACCAGACCTACTGTCAGCTTATATGCACCTATACCTCAAACCTTGAAGCCGTTGAAAACTACGGCGAGATAACAGACGAAAAGCTTGCAATGTACGGACTTGACTCCCCTGACACCGTAGAGATAACAGAGCCCAAGGGCACTCACGTTATACACATCGGAGATCAGAGCCCGACGAGAAATTACTACTACGTTACCGTTGAGGGCAGGAACGACGTCTATGCTGTCGAAGCAATGCAGGGCAGCGTGCTGAAGCTTGACAAGCTCCTTATCAAAAACAAGGAGCTCCTGCCGTACACGCTTTACGACCTGAAGGAGGTCACCACCTACAAGGACGGCAAAGTCCTCTGCGATCTCACCTATGATGAAGAAAGCCAGACATGGTCACTTCCCAAGGAGTATGACCAGCTCGATCTTGACCAGACTCAGGTAACGGCAGAGTTCAACAACATAGTCCGCCTTGAAGCTGAGGATATGATGGACGAAAAGCTTGACGACCTTTCAAAGTACGGCTTCGACAAGCCCTACGGCGAGGCTGTTGTAAAGGGTATCGACGGCACAGAGCGAAAGCTCCTTATAAGCGTAGATGAGACCGAGCCCACTTACTGCTATGTCCTTGTGGACGGCGAACAGGTTGAGAAGTACTACACACAGGATATGCACTTCACACAACTCCTGCCATATGATTATATCTCGCAGGACTATATCGCAGCACAGAGCTATAATGTAAGCAGCTTCAAGCTGAAATACAACAATATAGACATCAGTGCAGAGCTCGATCTTGATAACAGCAAATGCACCGTAAACGGAAAGGAAGTTGACCTCAATACCAACGAGAACTACGTTGCATTCGACAACTTCTTCAATTCCATGTCCATATTCAAATTCAAAGGCACAGACGTTAATGCAAAGCCCGAGCTGAAGGATGCCGAATTCACAGCAGAGTTCACGCTCAAAGAGGGCGGCACAAGAAAGATGGAGCTTGTCAAGGGCGAGGATACATACTATTATGTATTCCGCGACGGCAAATACACAGGCGCCTATATCGAAGAATCAATGCTCACGGGAAGAAATTCACTGAGCGAATTCTTCATCAAGTTCCGGAAGCTGGCAGGCATTGAGTAA
- a CDS encoding Gldg family protein, whose protein sequence is MKKKKLNLSGTVAFITALLVLVIFIPINLIVSYYDKGFDMTPSGKYTLNEKTVQLLDETADQHIDIYGLYELEEFKRSENSEYLPLYHTLTQLEQRDNITLTCFQPDENAALSKELDPEGYLGIEKGDTFVKCNGVIKKISRKKVFQTGADDSKQYAGEELLAAAIKTCSSGSLPTVYFLTGHGDKTIGTNFPEFAAILKTNNYDVQELDLDEAGAVPDNAKIIYLAGPTEDITAKEKDLLLEYADNGGAMSFLIDPCDTEGRFYNIEAVMEEFGLVLDYNIVTETTPANMLDDPDQNQSENYLRVEYPAGSQVNSEFTQDLTTDLNTLISNSVPINGYTLISGISYPRSLTEIPEDSFPAASYIERASIIKNTTGLDGSYTTVSKAMGGDEITAKEADEKLSGIDLDFGYYSYNKKTGAKLVVIGTTAPIDTPRCTPTVEIPKSKQKALSSSGTRMLTVFSNTWLYDSEIEFGVGNKINAYDYMKFSDSSDATKTIVALFITPVVIVLFGLAVWLKRRNS, encoded by the coding sequence ATGAAAAAGAAAAAACTCAATCTTTCGGGCACTGTGGCTTTCATCACAGCGCTCCTTGTACTGGTGATATTCATCCCCATAAATCTTATCGTAAGCTATTACGACAAGGGCTTTGATATGACGCCCTCGGGCAAATACACACTCAACGAAAAGACAGTGCAGCTCCTTGACGAGACTGCCGACCAGCATATCGACATCTACGGTCTCTACGAGCTTGAAGAATTCAAGCGCTCCGAGAACTCCGAGTACCTGCCTCTTTATCACACACTGACCCAGCTGGAACAGCGCGACAATATCACTCTCACCTGCTTCCAGCCTGACGAGAACGCAGCTCTCTCAAAGGAGCTCGACCCCGAAGGCTATCTGGGCATCGAAAAGGGCGATACCTTCGTCAAGTGCAACGGCGTTATCAAAAAGATAAGCCGCAAAAAGGTGTTCCAGACAGGCGCCGACGACTCAAAGCAGTACGCTGGTGAGGAGCTCCTCGCAGCAGCCATTAAGACCTGCTCAAGCGGTTCACTCCCCACGGTCTACTTCCTCACGGGACACGGCGACAAGACTATCGGCACTAACTTCCCCGAGTTTGCTGCTATCCTCAAGACCAACAACTACGATGTTCAGGAGCTCGACCTTGACGAAGCGGGAGCAGTTCCCGACAACGCAAAGATAATCTACCTTGCAGGTCCCACCGAGGACATCACAGCCAAGGAAAAGGACCTTCTCCTTGAATATGCCGATAACGGCGGCGCAATGTCATTCCTCATCGACCCCTGTGACACAGAGGGACGCTTCTACAACATAGAAGCTGTCATGGAGGAATTCGGACTTGTCCTCGACTACAACATCGTTACCGAGACAACTCCCGCAAATATGCTTGACGATCCAGACCAGAACCAGAGCGAGAATTATCTCCGCGTAGAGTATCCCGCAGGCTCACAGGTCAACAGCGAATTCACACAGGATCTCACCACAGACCTGAACACTCTCATAAGCAACTCCGTCCCTATCAACGGCTATACGCTTATTTCAGGTATCTCCTACCCCAGAAGCCTTACCGAGATACCCGAGGATTCATTCCCTGCCGCTTCCTATATAGAGCGTGCATCCATAATCAAAAACACCACAGGTCTTGACGGCTCATATACCACTGTCAGCAAGGCAATGGGCGGCGACGAGATAACCGCAAAGGAAGCTGATGAAAAGCTCAGCGGCATAGATCTCGACTTCGGCTACTACTCATACAACAAAAAGACAGGCGCAAAGCTTGTGGTAATAGGAACAACAGCTCCTATCGACACACCAAGATGTACTCCTACAGTGGAGATACCAAAGAGCAAGCAGAAGGCTCTCAGCTCCAGCGGTACAAGAATGCTGACAGTATTCAGCAACACATGGCTCTACGACAGCGAGATAGAGTTCGGCGTGGGCAACAAGATAAACGCATATGACTATATGAAGTTCAGCGACAGCAGCGACGCTACAAAGACCATTGTCGCCCTGTTCATCACACCTGTTGTCATTGTGCTCTTCGGTCTTGCAGTATGGCTTAAAAGGAGAAATTCCTGA
- a CDS encoding ABC transporter permease, whose product MFPIYKKELQSFFYTPFAYAIAALFLLLFALPMANLISDLGKEGSVSADTVPFSFTEMFYSVILYFIFLLPILTMRTFADERKNGTEVLLMTSPVSVAKIVIAKFLANVTVYLFMLAGTLSFPIITAMKGEVVMSQLICAYIGIFCWGLMYIALGMLISALTENSILAAIIGEVVMFILLFIDDFANSGFMSQFPKAQSVLYAFAAQPRFAYFSEGFIRLSDLTFFASAVIVLLIWTYIAIEKRRWNRG is encoded by the coding sequence ATGTTTCCTATTTATAAGAAGGAGCTGCAATCTTTCTTCTACACTCCTTTCGCTTACGCTATAGCAGCACTTTTCCTGCTGCTCTTTGCACTTCCTATGGCAAACCTCATCAGTGACCTTGGCAAAGAGGGCTCAGTCAGTGCAGACACCGTGCCATTCTCATTTACCGAGATGTTCTACTCGGTAATACTCTACTTCATATTCCTGCTGCCTATCCTCACCATGAGGACATTCGCAGACGAGCGCAAGAACGGCACAGAGGTGCTTCTCATGACCTCTCCCGTCAGCGTGGCAAAAATAGTCATTGCCAAGTTCCTTGCAAACGTCACCGTATACCTCTTCATGCTGGCAGGAACACTTTCATTCCCCATCATCACGGCAATGAAGGGCGAGGTCGTAATGAGCCAGCTCATATGCGCCTACATAGGCATCTTCTGCTGGGGACTCATGTACATTGCACTGGGCATGCTCATTTCCGCACTTACCGAGAACTCCATACTGGCAGCTATCATCGGTGAAGTAGTAATGTTCATACTCCTCTTCATCGACGACTTTGCAAACTCGGGCTTCATGTCCCAGTTCCCCAAGGCACAGTCTGTGCTCTACGCATTTGCGGCTCAGCCAAGATTCGCATATTTTTCAGAGGGCTTCATCAGACTTTCTGATCTTACCTTCTTCGCATCGGCAGTAATAGTACTTCTCATATGGACATACATAGCCATTGAGAAAAGACGCTGGAACAGGGGGTAA